The following coding sequences lie in one Pseudomonas syringae CC1557 genomic window:
- a CDS encoding PQQ-binding-like beta-propeller repeat protein, producing the protein MSLHLCRIVDGELWIKSQRVCMPYPVDTFLLSGGKVLIRLEPSAGKVFNRNIFAILMTGEVLWQIDESPHGTQADKPFISLCCDDNDQIVVGCWNGVTYAVDAENGEIRVIQFDK; encoded by the coding sequence ATGAGTTTGCATCTTTGTCGAATCGTGGACGGGGAACTCTGGATAAAGAGTCAGCGTGTCTGCATGCCTTATCCAGTGGATACGTTTCTGCTGTCCGGCGGCAAAGTATTAATTCGGCTTGAGCCATCGGCCGGAAAGGTTTTCAACCGGAATATCTTCGCTATTTTGATGACTGGCGAGGTCCTCTGGCAGATCGATGAAAGCCCACATGGCACGCAGGCCGACAAGCCGTTCATAAGTCTTTGCTGTGACGACAATGATCAGATCGTCGTGGGTTGCTGGAATGGTGTGACCTACGCGGTGGATGCGGAAAATGGCGAGATTCGGGTTATCCAGTTCGATAAATAG
- a CDS encoding HD domain-containing protein, whose amino-acid sequence MPKPCLQHLYNKAWLFASHAHVGQKMTGSDLPYTTHVAMVANELIFAHREESVGALEMALPTALLHDVLEDTPVTQDELAEAFGVELASAVACLSKNLIVPFSEALYFAGIASHSKEAASVKLCDRITNLQSAPSTWKKAKRASYLIESAQILAALGHASGYLRQRLTDTVVRYEALYVDGFEG is encoded by the coding sequence ATGCCCAAACCATGCCTGCAACACCTCTACAACAAAGCCTGGCTATTCGCATCTCATGCCCACGTCGGCCAAAAGATGACAGGCTCGGACCTTCCTTACACCACCCACGTAGCGATGGTCGCCAATGAGTTGATCTTTGCCCATCGCGAAGAATCCGTGGGCGCGCTTGAAATGGCCTTGCCTACAGCGTTGCTGCACGACGTGCTGGAGGATACGCCCGTGACTCAGGATGAGTTGGCTGAAGCGTTCGGTGTGGAGCTCGCCTCAGCCGTGGCGTGCCTGAGCAAGAACCTGATCGTGCCGTTTTCCGAAGCGCTTTATTTCGCCGGGATCGCCAGTCATTCCAAAGAAGCTGCGTCGGTCAAGTTGTGTGATCGCATCACCAATCTCCAGTCAGCGCCGTCCACCTGGAAGAAGGCTAAGCGAGCGTCGTATCTGATCGAGTCGGCGCAGATCCTGGCAGCCTTGGGGCATGCGAGCGGGTATCTGCGTCAGCGGCTCACCGATACAGTGGTGCGTTACGAGGCGCTGTATGTTGATGGCTTTGAAGGCTGA
- the tri1 gene encoding ADP-ribosylarginine hydrolase Tri1, with protein sequence MIDLRSSNETLHPYVERYRHMLPPPSARLPQRMDCMLEADAPRLPIERPDWIASRACTLTEAQALDRAQGCLLGLAIGDAVGTTLEFLPRDRSHVHDMVGGGPFNLNAGEWTDDTSLALCLADCYLANGKLDYADYLNRLCRWYQQGENSANGVCFDIGNATRNALEGWLKEGLSWNGNWEPSTAGNGSIIRLAPTAIFRRNSLITTWMESQTQSKTTHCAVEAVSCCELLGAKLHFALNGADKQEVCSPMIGPFQPRVMIINAGEYKEKNRDQIRSSGYVIDTLEAALWAVWNTDNFKDAILLAANLADDADSVAATAGQIAGALYGVSGMPEEWVKKVAWSEHIQGLAQQLFERAPLQDPLGD encoded by the coding sequence ATGATTGACTTGAGAAGCTCCAACGAAACCCTCCATCCATATGTTGAGCGCTACCGTCACATGCTACCGCCGCCCTCTGCGCGGTTGCCTCAACGTATGGATTGCATGTTGGAGGCTGACGCACCGAGGTTGCCGATAGAAAGGCCCGACTGGATAGCCTCAAGGGCATGCACCTTGACCGAAGCGCAGGCGCTGGACCGTGCACAAGGCTGCCTGCTTGGGCTAGCCATAGGTGATGCCGTCGGCACAACACTGGAATTCTTGCCTCGTGATCGTAGTCACGTCCATGACATGGTGGGTGGAGGTCCTTTCAATCTTAACGCGGGCGAATGGACAGATGATACCAGCCTGGCTCTTTGCTTGGCTGACTGCTATCTCGCGAATGGAAAGCTGGATTACGCAGACTACTTGAATCGGCTATGCCGCTGGTATCAGCAAGGAGAAAATAGCGCAAACGGCGTTTGTTTTGATATTGGTAATGCGACACGTAACGCACTTGAAGGCTGGCTAAAAGAAGGATTGAGTTGGAACGGCAACTGGGAACCTAGTACAGCGGGCAACGGCTCAATCATCAGATTGGCTCCGACAGCTATTTTTCGGCGAAACTCTCTGATCACTACATGGATGGAGAGTCAAACACAAAGTAAAACTACGCACTGCGCAGTTGAGGCAGTGAGCTGTTGCGAGCTTCTAGGGGCTAAATTACATTTTGCTTTAAATGGGGCGGATAAACAGGAAGTTTGTTCTCCCATGATTGGTCCGTTTCAGCCTCGGGTAATGATCATCAACGCAGGCGAATACAAAGAAAAAAACCGCGACCAGATCCGCTCCTCCGGCTATGTCATCGACACACTCGAAGCAGCCCTGTGGGCCGTTTGGAATACCGACAATTTCAAAGACGCCATCCTGCTCGCCGCCAACCTGGCTGATGATGCCGACAGCGTAGCCGCCACTGCCGGACAAATCGCCGGCGCTCTGTATGGGGTGTCGGGCATGCCTGAGGAATGGGTCAAGAAAGTCGCATGGTCCGAGCATATTCAGGGACTGGCTCAACAGTTGTTCGAGCGTGCGCCGCTGCAGGACCCCTTGGGCGACTGA
- a CDS encoding immunity protein Tsi6 family protein codes for MNIKAPIDYIKKAIEVTVDRRDKCPQFPVYDMLLAQLDYVKAVFEGTEKDKSRLHQLTIGAIASKEFEETDPELDRALRDAHYVAIQSARGLKIILPD; via the coding sequence ATGAATATTAAAGCGCCGATTGATTATATTAAAAAAGCTATCGAAGTAACTGTTGATAGGCGTGACAAATGCCCTCAATTTCCGGTGTACGATATGCTCCTTGCTCAGCTTGACTACGTGAAAGCCGTTTTTGAGGGGACAGAAAAAGATAAATCCAGACTTCATCAATTGACTATAGGTGCTATTGCGTCAAAGGAGTTTGAGGAAACCGACCCAGAGTTGGACCGCGCTTTGAGGGATGCTCACTATGTTGCTATACAGTCAGCTCGCGGATTGAAAATTATACTTCCCGACTAG
- a CDS encoding polymorphic toxin type 46 domain-containing protein: MDLLANVPSWDDIERNLDDKFNTLNQGYSDGLQSAHDSWNGFTRRVSTTATQAYGYMGGNRIDSVKAAMRLSQPIIESNLKRKWASIEIEQILPVLLQLVKEVAMILGGSVAVGTIAGGIAGAAFFGVGAVPVAAAGAGIGLQVGNLILLTLGLSSIAEYFYQGLPACLSTLQEGFATAWHADEGLKPEGLDPTGGSAYEIQERIDRAARQLAKGQEQLVVLLFTAIVTYMTRGQVKAGLMGSMDSIAARSAKLQTEISNKQFANWLARNEQRLLAQPELRGTEPVSFKQTDAQQYDKQEQPAARPQAKPAEKKVLEVQSRRDYLNKRFGRTGDLVQDIYIRGNRETAVDFFKSQGLKPVDYEKYMSGLDFTKPVYVETINRGKNLWQYQVPDGVQGVWFSPTPNVAPGQLGINPLGKIYKTEIVVPKVLNIYQSTDKVTLLRSTSAPVVDTWSIRHQPYDAIGGARQMTALQKELFKLIAPGQP; this comes from the coding sequence ATGGACCTATTAGCCAATGTTCCTAGCTGGGATGACATCGAGCGAAACCTCGATGATAAATTCAATACGCTAAACCAAGGCTACAGCGATGGGCTGCAGAGCGCTCACGACAGCTGGAATGGCTTTACTCGACGCGTCAGTACCACAGCCACTCAAGCCTACGGGTACATGGGAGGCAACAGGATTGACTCGGTGAAAGCAGCGATGCGGCTTTCCCAGCCCATTATCGAGTCGAATCTTAAGCGCAAGTGGGCGTCGATCGAGATCGAACAGATCCTCCCGGTACTGCTGCAACTGGTCAAAGAAGTGGCGATGATTCTGGGCGGCAGCGTTGCGGTCGGGACGATCGCTGGGGGCATTGCCGGGGCGGCTTTCTTTGGTGTGGGCGCTGTGCCCGTAGCGGCAGCGGGAGCGGGCATTGGTTTACAGGTTGGCAATCTGATCTTGTTGACGCTGGGCCTCTCATCGATCGCTGAGTATTTCTACCAAGGCCTGCCTGCTTGCCTTTCTACCCTACAGGAAGGCTTCGCCACTGCCTGGCACGCTGACGAAGGTTTGAAACCCGAGGGCCTTGACCCCACTGGTGGTTCGGCATACGAAATCCAGGAGCGCATTGATCGCGCTGCCCGCCAGCTTGCAAAGGGCCAAGAGCAACTGGTGGTACTGCTCTTTACGGCCATCGTGACCTATATGACGCGTGGGCAGGTCAAGGCAGGCCTCATGGGCAGCATGGATAGCATTGCTGCGCGCAGTGCCAAGCTCCAGACGGAGATTTCAAACAAGCAGTTTGCGAATTGGTTGGCGCGTAATGAGCAGAGGTTGTTGGCTCAGCCGGAGTTGAGGGGTACTGAGCCTGTGTCTTTCAAACAAACAGATGCGCAACAATATGATAAACAAGAACAACCCGCTGCAAGACCGCAAGCGAAGCCAGCCGAAAAGAAAGTGCTGGAGGTTCAATCGCGCCGAGATTATCTGAACAAAAGATTTGGTCGTACTGGTGATCTTGTACAAGATATTTATATTCGTGGAAATCGAGAAACTGCTGTTGATTTTTTCAAGTCGCAAGGACTCAAGCCTGTCGATTACGAAAAATACATGTCTGGACTAGATTTTACGAAGCCGGTCTATGTTGAAACGATCAACAGAGGCAAGAATCTTTGGCAGTATCAAGTGCCAGACGGCGTGCAAGGAGTGTGGTTTTCGCCAACGCCGAATGTTGCGCCGGGCCAATTAGGAATCAACCCGCTTGGTAAAATCTACAAAACTGAGATAGTGGTACCGAAAGTGTTGAATATTTATCAATCCACTGATAAGGTAACTTTGCTAAGGAGTACGTCTGCACCCGTAGTTGATACATGGTCTATACGCCATCAGCCTTATGATGCAATAGGGGGGGCTAGACAAATGACGGCACTCCAGAAAGAATTGTTTAAACTCATTGCGCCGGGCCAACCATGA
- a CDS encoding type VI secretion system Vgr family protein: MLMDLAAMLSPQNRRLFKFKNLANPEQELLLESFRGTEGLSRAYQFDLLLVCQDSGVELKSMMGQHVVIEIELADGSPRYIAGYLTRFASAGSDGGMAKYTATLNPWFSMLKNRFDTRIFQGNTVEEVVTQVFAMCTAFSKHEFRLSKPLKRYTYITQYRESDFNFVQRLLEEEGMFYYFEHTAEGHTMIICDDSTTLVPLPEQPQIRFHSASVTETADSITDWNGDRKLQSGKMAVQTFDYRQPNNRLPVTMNSLNKQGDVENFEVYDFPGQYTHGTYDEGEALLRLRVEALELRGKSFRGASNCRAMKPGYTFELLQHYDHDQGSPEDRQFLLVLVDSEGHNNYLNGQQASYFNTFSCVRKKIVFRPQLTTNRSVISGPQTAIVVGPPGEEIFTDELGRVKIQFHWDRKGEHNDKSSCWVRVAQSGASGGFGSIQIPRVDDEVVVVFLDGNPDRPLIMGSVYNSQNTPPWSLPANKTQSGFLTRSMKGHGGNANFFRFEDKAGAEQVSLHAERNLDTDIEVDESHTVGGNRTIKVEGMHSETIKLETSIAVQEGSYFVTVDKGEVKIKSATSITLEVGSSKLVMNADGTITLSGITVNIDGTTKINLNK, translated from the coding sequence ATGTTGATGGACCTTGCCGCGATGCTTTCGCCGCAGAACCGGCGCCTTTTCAAATTCAAGAACCTCGCCAATCCTGAGCAGGAACTGCTGCTGGAGTCCTTCCGGGGGACTGAAGGTCTTTCGCGTGCGTACCAATTTGATCTGCTATTGGTGTGCCAGGACTCCGGGGTCGAGCTGAAGTCGATGATGGGCCAACATGTGGTCATCGAGATCGAGCTGGCCGATGGCTCGCCACGCTACATCGCTGGCTATCTCACACGCTTTGCCAGTGCTGGAAGCGACGGCGGCATGGCTAAATACACGGCAACGCTCAACCCCTGGTTCTCAATGCTGAAGAACCGCTTCGACACACGTATCTTCCAGGGGAATACGGTTGAGGAAGTCGTTACCCAAGTGTTCGCGATGTGTACCGCGTTCTCTAAGCATGAGTTTCGCCTGAGCAAGCCGCTCAAGCGCTATACCTACATCACTCAATACCGAGAATCCGACTTCAACTTCGTCCAGCGTCTGTTGGAAGAAGAAGGGATGTTCTATTACTTCGAGCACACCGCCGAAGGCCACACCATGATCATCTGCGATGACTCCACCACGCTGGTGCCATTGCCGGAACAGCCCCAGATACGCTTCCATTCGGCTTCGGTTACCGAGACCGCCGACTCCATCACCGATTGGAACGGCGACCGCAAGCTGCAATCAGGAAAGATGGCTGTTCAGACCTTTGACTACCGTCAGCCGAACAACAGGCTGCCGGTTACCATGAACAGCCTGAATAAGCAGGGTGATGTCGAAAATTTCGAGGTGTACGACTTCCCCGGCCAGTACACACATGGCACTTACGATGAAGGTGAAGCGCTGTTGCGACTGCGCGTTGAAGCGCTTGAGTTGAGAGGCAAGAGCTTTCGGGGCGCCAGTAACTGTCGCGCCATGAAGCCTGGATATACCTTCGAACTGCTGCAGCATTACGACCACGATCAGGGTTCGCCTGAGGATCGCCAGTTTCTGCTCGTTCTTGTTGATAGCGAAGGCCACAACAATTATCTCAACGGTCAGCAAGCCAGCTACTTCAACACCTTCTCCTGCGTACGCAAAAAGATAGTTTTCCGCCCCCAGCTCACCACCAATCGCTCCGTCATTTCCGGACCGCAGACTGCTATCGTTGTGGGCCCGCCCGGAGAAGAAATCTTCACCGACGAACTAGGTCGCGTGAAGATCCAGTTCCACTGGGATCGCAAAGGTGAGCACAACGACAAAAGCTCCTGCTGGGTCCGCGTAGCTCAATCCGGCGCCAGTGGTGGCTTCGGCAGCATCCAAATACCGCGCGTTGACGACGAAGTTGTCGTGGTCTTCCTTGATGGCAACCCTGACCGACCTCTGATCATGGGCAGCGTCTACAACAGCCAGAATACCCCGCCGTGGTCTTTGCCAGCCAACAAGACACAGAGCGGTTTCCTGACTCGTTCCATGAAAGGACACGGCGGCAACGCCAACTTCTTTCGCTTTGAGGACAAGGCTGGCGCAGAGCAGGTAAGCCTGCACGCCGAGCGCAATCTGGACACCGATATCGAGGTAGATGAGAGCCACACTGTCGGAGGTAACCGGACCATTAAAGTGGAGGGCATGCACTCCGAAACTATAAAGCTGGAGACAAGCATCGCTGTCCAAGAAGGCTCGTATTTTGTGACAGTAGATAAGGGTGAAGTAAAAATAAAATCGGCCACATCCATCACGCTTGAGGTGGGCTCCAGTAAGCTCGTGATGAACGCTGATGGGACCATTACGCTGTCCGGTATCACAGTAAATATAGACGGCACTACCAAAATCAACCTAAACAAATAA
- a CDS encoding DcrB-related protein — MRQRTDGRTSFYDRLSENRIREEKRLEEERLAQEALDAIPVPKRFHTNELSFIRPQGFKDKTFHVFTMTDIGPSPFSLVVGRSPVIPGADLETMAQQLLAELKKSLSHAEWIEPVTPVVVAGLDARRVEFRWRQQGQPVHQLQLIFLHHDEHRQPLLMQITGTSNNPQGMTAEERQYFDSIVETLELRQSPGPDEPLEEAIPI, encoded by the coding sequence ATGCGTCAACGAACGGATGGCCGTACAAGTTTTTATGATCGTCTATCAGAGAACCGCATTCGTGAGGAAAAGCGTCTGGAAGAGGAACGCCTTGCCCAAGAGGCGCTTGATGCTATTCCAGTGCCTAAACGCTTTCATACCAATGAGCTGAGTTTTATTCGCCCCCAAGGCTTCAAGGATAAGACCTTTCACGTGTTCACCATGACGGATATCGGGCCTAGCCCGTTTTCACTTGTGGTGGGTAGATCACCTGTTATTCCCGGCGCAGATCTTGAAACGATGGCTCAGCAACTGCTGGCCGAGTTAAAAAAATCGCTGTCGCACGCCGAATGGATTGAGCCGGTCACTCCGGTGGTGGTGGCTGGACTGGATGCTCGTCGCGTCGAGTTTCGCTGGCGCCAACAGGGACAACCTGTTCATCAACTGCAGTTGATCTTTTTACACCACGACGAGCACCGGCAACCGCTGCTCATGCAAATCACGGGTACAAGCAACAACCCTCAAGGTATGACGGCTGAGGAGCGTCAGTACTTCGACTCAATTGTCGAAACGCTTGAATTGCGGCAGTCGCCAGGTCCGGATGAGCCTCTCGAAGAGGCTATCCCGATATGA
- a CDS encoding PAAR domain-containing protein, which translates to MTAAARLDDPIEHSSALGGLLAGLAIGAGAVLVGIAVVGTGGLGALALGAMVGAGAATGAGIGQLIGSLSFACHNAGQIKTGSGNVYINGKPAARAHVDTAVCTQHSGTPQILAQGSDSVYINNLPAARVGDRTICDAKISAGSSNVFIGGGTETTDAINPEVPELIERAVIALGLASAFVLASPVIVIAGLVGGIAGGLGGNWAGGKLFGEGSDGQKLMAFGGALLGGGLGGKGGKWFDARYEFKTQGLGSNFGNVKIVPKANIATEPTVAPKPTRGPNGRFVKTSEGTRLNRKTEYPSSYRAGVKDAVLDANTIEGGKHAGKVMTVDGDRVYRDDPRLTIEHNKPVVEHWNEQGYNSTRAERNDFYNNTKDLSLKLKVENSRQGGVMSASGVRYRQDVGPDYN; encoded by the coding sequence ATGACAGCGGCAGCGCGCCTTGATGACCCGATTGAACACTCCAGTGCGTTGGGTGGTTTGCTAGCTGGGTTGGCAATTGGTGCCGGGGCCGTGCTGGTCGGCATCGCGGTTGTCGGTACGGGCGGATTGGGTGCACTCGCACTTGGGGCAATGGTTGGTGCTGGTGCTGCGACGGGTGCCGGTATTGGTCAGCTCATCGGTAGCCTCTCGTTTGCGTGTCACAACGCTGGGCAAATAAAGACCGGATCCGGAAATGTCTACATCAATGGAAAACCGGCAGCCCGGGCGCATGTTGATACGGCGGTATGTACTCAACATAGCGGGACACCACAGATCCTCGCTCAAGGTAGCGACTCGGTTTACATCAACAACCTACCCGCAGCTCGCGTAGGTGATCGAACTATTTGTGATGCGAAAATAAGTGCTGGCTCAAGCAACGTTTTTATTGGTGGTGGCACGGAGACAACCGATGCGATTAATCCTGAAGTCCCAGAGCTGATTGAGCGCGCAGTAATAGCGCTGGGGCTTGCGAGTGCTTTTGTGCTGGCGAGTCCAGTTATTGTCATCGCGGGGTTGGTCGGCGGTATCGCGGGTGGTCTCGGAGGTAATTGGGCAGGCGGCAAACTGTTTGGCGAAGGCTCCGATGGTCAGAAGCTAATGGCTTTTGGCGGAGCGCTGTTGGGTGGAGGGCTGGGAGGGAAAGGCGGCAAGTGGTTTGATGCGCGATATGAGTTTAAAACTCAAGGTTTGGGCTCGAACTTTGGGAATGTGAAAATAGTTCCTAAGGCGAACATAGCCACTGAGCCGACAGTGGCACCTAAGCCGACGAGAGGGCCAAATGGACGGTTTGTTAAAACATCGGAGGGTACTCGGTTAAATCGGAAAACAGAATATCCAAGTAGCTACCGAGCTGGAGTGAAAGACGCGGTCCTCGACGCGAATACGATTGAAGGCGGAAAGCATGCCGGTAAAGTAATGACGGTTGATGGAGATAGGGTATACAGGGATGACCCTAGACTGACAATTGAGCATAACAAACCAGTTGTTGAACATTGGAATGAGCAAGGTTACAATTCGACTAGGGCGGAGAGGAACGACTTTTATAATAATACCAAAGACCTTAGTTTAAAGTTAAAAGTTGAGAACAGTAGGCAAGGCGGTGTAATGTCCGCGAGCGGTGTTAGGTACAGACAGGATGTAGGGCCGGATTATAACTAG
- a CDS encoding RHS repeat-associated core domain-containing protein: protein MERDDLHREIYRTQGTLTSCFGYDSMGRKAWQYATTLPAEKLSQIQNPLIKPERYVEHAYNPIHRRYEYDPAGELSRTLDKLRGETRYEYEANGQLLARNTGRVVDGEEFRYDAAANRLNFNTSRFDHVKDNRLKQWANQEYKYDAWGNLIEKTVGIVRWQTFTYDCENRLVKTETMADTQVESTSSYQYDSLGRRVAKQSEIKGHTDHKRFLWQGLRMLREESPGQSSLYLYEPGSYAPLARVDQKEGEVENKVYYFHTDQIGTPLEMTDAEGQIVWQAKYRAWGAVEKLVVNEVEQNLRFQGQYFDVETGLHYNTFRYYDPEIGRFITQDPIGLSGGTNLYLHTFSPNNWIDPLGWCSTKLGNNMGAKPGDGMANHHLVPEELIKSPQFKTMFGRLKGIGWNPDGASNGIFLPGSKNLAQTTGMPGHWSNHGQYTEAVKNKLVKLNNNLGSLTDIDLALGVKNIQAWASQGLENGLFKIDTITGRLL from the coding sequence ATGGAGCGCGATGACCTGCACCGCGAGATCTATCGCACCCAAGGCACGCTGACCAGTTGCTTCGGCTACGACAGCATGGGCCGCAAGGCCTGGCAGTACGCCACAACCCTGCCCGCTGAAAAGCTGTCGCAGATCCAGAACCCGCTCATAAAGCCAGAGCGCTACGTCGAACACGCCTACAACCCGATCCATCGTCGTTACGAGTACGACCCGGCCGGCGAGCTGAGCCGCACCCTCGACAAACTGCGTGGCGAAACCCGGTACGAATACGAAGCCAACGGCCAACTGCTGGCCCGCAACACTGGTCGAGTGGTCGACGGCGAAGAGTTCCGTTACGACGCCGCGGCCAACCGCCTCAACTTCAACACCAGCCGCTTTGATCACGTAAAAGACAACCGCCTGAAACAATGGGCGAACCAGGAATACAAATACGACGCCTGGGGCAACCTGATAGAGAAAACCGTCGGCATCGTGCGCTGGCAAACCTTTACCTACGACTGCGAAAACCGCTTGGTCAAAACCGAGACCATGGCTGACACGCAGGTGGAAAGCACCAGCAGCTATCAGTACGACAGTCTGGGTCGAAGAGTTGCCAAGCAGTCCGAGATCAAAGGCCACACCGACCACAAACGCTTCCTCTGGCAAGGCCTGCGGATGCTGCGTGAGGAAAGTCCGGGACAGAGTAGCCTGTATCTCTACGAGCCCGGCAGCTATGCGCCGCTGGCCCGTGTGGATCAGAAAGAAGGCGAGGTAGAGAACAAGGTTTACTACTTCCACACCGACCAGATCGGCACACCGCTGGAGATGACCGATGCTGAAGGGCAGATCGTCTGGCAGGCGAAGTACCGGGCGTGGGGGGCTGTTGAAAAGCTGGTGGTGAACGAGGTTGAGCAGAACCTGCGGTTTCAGGGGCAGTATTTTGATGTGGAGACGGGGCTGCATTACAATACATTTCGGTATTATGACCCGGAGATTGGGCGGTTTATAACGCAGGATCCAATTGGGTTATCAGGAGGCACAAACTTATATTTACACACATTCAGTCCTAACAATTGGATTGATCCTCTAGGTTGGTGCTCTACCAAGCTGGGTAATAATATGGGAGCAAAACCAGGTGATGGAATGGCAAACCATCACCTGGTGCCGGAAGAGTTGATAAAGAGCCCACAGTTCAAAACCATGTTCGGTAGACTGAAAGGTATTGGCTGGAATCCTGATGGGGCCTCAAATGGTATTTTTCTTCCTGGCTCCAAAAATCTTGCTCAGACTACGGGAATGCCAGGGCATTGGTCAAATCACGGCCAATACACAGAAGCAGTGAAAAACAAATTAGTAAAGCTGAATAACAACCTAGGCAGCTTAACTGATATTGACTTGGCTCTTGGAGTAAAAAACATTCAGGCTTGGGCTTCGCAAGGCCTTGAGAATGGCCTATTTAAAATAGATACTATAACCGGCCGATTGTTATGA